The sequence CGTTGTAGATATAGCAAAACTatttgatcatgatgatgaggACAAATGCAGACAACTATGAAACTCTACTACAACTATCCAAAACCACTAATTGCAAAGATTGATTTAAACCCAAGGAAATTTCGATGAATTTGAGTTGACCAGAAATGATTTGATATACAGTTACTAGTTGGAGGTCAAGGACAAAAGGCAACCTTTTCCACAGGATTTTAAGGGACACAAGTGTAAGTAATGCTGATTAGTAGGATTAGTATGGGTCTATCTTGGGGAATTTTAATGGATTTACGTCCGCGCGTCGAATTTACCTTTTTTCAATGATAAAACCGCAGAAAACATACAATTGTTCTCAGGCAACCATGTTTTCCTCCACTCCAGGCGTGTGTAAAGACAGGTAACGTTTCTTGAAGATGCCTCAGATAAAGACGGAGTCTGCAGATAGAGGAGACGAAGATGGAGAAGAGTCTCCGGAGTACGTCTTCGCCACAACCACCAGTTTCCACGGCATCGGCCGGGTAAGGACAGACAAAACAGTAGGGTGGAGTGTTAAAACTAGATTGGCAAATGTGATTGGTACAAACCAtagtttaaccctatccagactgggcttttttaggatatctgggactggggaaggggggaggggggggcccattcgcccccccccccgcataacttctgaacggtatgatgtatcattcccaaatttgtagggagtgatcttcatgtaaagttttataattcctagaattttggtgacgttatgacgtaatatgacgtaattatgacgtcattgatgtgattttattggctaaatagggaattcccgtaaaaTCTAAAGGtgttaaacaaaatagtatgtgttgttgattttaaggtataccaagacatattacgggaatggtaactacgttgacgtcaaaatgacgtcattagatgacgtcacgtattGTTAgtgaccccttgggatccgccatcttggatcggccattttcaaattttcaaaaatactttttttccacttatgacccgaaaaaaacactaaaaatagactagaaacgttaatctaaatgtttctggtaaagaaaatgcgtagtgacgattttgaaggcgaaaagcctgttgataagtgtaatggtccgccatcttggattttgaccgatgacgtcatcaaattagcataaattatgaatattaaatcacgaaagttacatctaattacatatgatactatacatgtaagaaaagtagtgtggttgagcaagaaaaccaaagaaatatcatagttttaaaaaaatctgtgatttttgcataaaatgcatttcagaaacccgttgccatggcaacacgaaaaattataaacttatactattTTCATAATATtattgccaactaaattttaggaaaagtcaccaaattTGGTggtcctagcatatgtcgttcggcagttatacgatgtcaaagttggcgcgggcacttttagcccccccccccagtctggatagggttaacttaAGGCATGAGAACTTCATTTCATGCTATCAAAGGTGTTTTTGCTAACTGCTTATCATGTCAGACAGGTTGACCGGCTAGAAAACCTGCAAAATATAGAAGCCCGATAACAACGCCTGATAAGAGTGATTTCATCTCTGGGTTAAGTGACTACACgccatgtatacatgtacatgtattagtagcCAACGCCGATGCCCAATGGCAAACGTCATATTTTCCTGTCATATATCTAGATATGCATCTTTATATGTAATGTATTCTACTTAAAGCTTGATCTCAAGAATATTCAACTTCACgtttttttgtattctttttaaaCATGCAGCACATTTCCATGTGGCATTCTGGATGTTTATCCAAGAACATCTTTCATAGCTTCGATTTTTCCTTGTCGATTAATGCACATTCACTCTCAATTACAGAAATCATTCGCACGAAAACGCTAGTTAGCAAAGTCTTTGTCCTATGCAAGTCTATACTATATTAGGTAacgttattattatcatatttaaTAGCTTTACATATAAGCCTGTATTACCCAGATCTTCACAGTACCTACCAAACATTCCCCTCCTCAGATTGCCACGACGAAAGCTTTCTGCAGATTGATGAACATGATTAATAAATGTAAGACCAAAGGCTACACACCATGATTCGAAGATGCCATGCCACTTCTATTTATGAGTTCcatttctgcccccctccccagatcgCCACAGCGCCTAACCTGCCTCTCCGGGTGATGTGGACTCTCGCCACCGTCGCCTCTTACGTCGGATTCTTCATCCTCATGGTCCAGATGTAAGTACCTGCCTACGGTTGACTTGTTTAAAACACATATTACCATCTTCTTAAACCGACATCATGGCCAATGACCATCGGCTGAAACTGTTGATCAGAGGATTCGAGCCCTAACCGTTGAAATAGCCGCACACCTTGCGAAACTAGTCCGGATGTGGGTACGggtttgaataaagttctaaacgggaactttgCGGCTACAGCGTCCTTTCTGAACATGTggcatgagtgtgtacggttgacttgatGTTGTCAATTACTATTTGCCTTTTTATCACCACAAGGTCGCATTGATCAAGACGACACTGGccgtacattttgtataataatggttttattggtcagaaattacccgcaatggcagcctttctagcactgaattgatgcagggtttacatgtttcacataatacacaacatatacctaATCTATCCACAGTTGCATTTTGTGGATTTGTCGCAAGGGTTagggaggctgccattcggcgccaccaggtgacctcaatacgaccttccccaaccgaagtcaggtacccatttacacctgggtggagtgaggaaagtcgtgtaaagtgcctttcccaagggcacaacatcggtgacacgacaggattcgaactcgggacctcttggttctgagccgaacaccctgccgttatgccacacgaccccaccaatGCCTGCCGAAAATGTATTCTAGACTTTAAAGCTCACTCGGACGAGCTATATTCCTGTTGTGTGAAGATGGTTTTAACACATTTAAGACATATATTAGTTTAGTTGCCATCGCTGAAATACTTCTACTATGGATGCTACAGTAATATTCAGTGTGCTAACGTGCAAACACTCTAAAACAAGTTGGGAACATTTCCTTAGAATATATATGTACTACACACATTCCTATTGCCTAGAATGCGACATTCCTGTCCAACACTTGCTGTGGAGACTGCTCTACTGCAAAGTCAGTAAGAACTTAGAATGTCAAGGTTtcaacatgtaatttgaaaaataacTTCGCACACTCGGTGATAAGTGTAAATTTGCAGAGAACAACAGCCCTACATTGTAATCCTATCAAGCTGGAGTCTTTATTTGTCTTTGTGCTGAGGATCTTGTTAGTTTCGACACACAGTCTGCCGAAGTGCTTTGCTTATAATGCTTGAGCTTATTTTGATTTCTACGTACGCATGGACATATATTCAGTGTCtccaaacaaaaacagtttAACGCATTTCAGGTGAACATGACATGTTGGTAATCTGCTTTGTAAGAATAAAAACCTGCCGcaactatatatatgtatacgatTTTCACGTCAAACTGGGGTCCTGCTACACAGTTAATCATTCTAATCGTGCTAGTTTACAATGATCTATTTAATTTTGTAGTGCACAGAGATTTCCCTGTATTGGCTGTaactcaattggtagcggcttcgcagcTGAGCCTCCTAGTTCCAATAGGTTGGATCTGgaagaccccggatcgaatccgtgaagggtatccttgtcggggctgcaccgtctttcggaagagacgtaaaatgggcgccccgtgttcgaggaggtgcctcaagcatgttacaacagcctcattactcagatgggtacctactggctgtaatgatACAACCTGTTCAATGATAATAAATTTACATCAAACACCTGCTCTAATAACCCCGTCTCACCACTTCCCTGTCAGGCTGGACTCGTACTTCAAACACGGCACCGTTACTGACGTCACGCTGGAGTTCGTGCCGCAGGTCAGGTTTCCTGCCGTCACCGTCTGCAACTTAAACAAGTGAGTCGAGCAGACATTGTGGTTTTGACtttagaccatgttgatttgattatatggatgacatcatctgagaactccaaaactgatgcgagcgtgcgaaaaaaaaagagtttggcaacaacaaaaaaggttgCCTTCGTTATGAAGTCTATGTTGTCAAGaagattgaacaaatgactgaatacacagagtatggtataccgaaatataggttcttctttttttgttatttcaaaacttcttctttgactctggaattgattttggcattctacgacattagcatcgttttgcaacatttttttgtacaattGACACGGCATGTATTTGATTagttttgcagctgctttgtatgatttacagtatggtagaaattTTTGCTTTCTAATTTCTGGaatcggacgaaaattgatgcgcgcgcagttgtcatccatataatcaaatcaagatGGCCTTAGAATATAAAGATTAATGTCCAGATTTTACatgatgaaaatacaaaattacaaataaactggtggacataccgactgataagtatttGATACCAGCTTAAAAAAGAACAATCAATAGTCATTAAAGTACCATATCTAGAGTTACCAACCTTGGAATGGTGAGttaaaaaaattctaatttTCCCAGAAATATCATGGAGTGGAATTCGTTATCACCAAGTATAGtttttgatatgtacatgtatttagaatatattgttatagctcgttatgctgtccattgtaatgccttgtctttgtcagcagggctagccctttgtactagccacaggctagttgggcagaccTGGCTTTGTGTCCTGAACAAAACCAATAACTGTACTTCACGGAGGCATaatgttgattggttgattgattgattgatttacccattgattgattaattggttCTTATCCTCCCAGATTTGAGGACCAAGCGTTGACCGTTGAGGAGAAGCACTACCTGTCCTACATTCTATACGGTGTACAGGAGGACATTGACGTCATCGCAGGGGCGCCGGTGAACAAAGAAACCCCTAACGGCACCGAGGCAAACAGCACGACAGAAACCCCACATACagaagctcctcacacacatgGGCCTCCCGGGGTAGGTCTTATCATGTCCTATGGTGTATCTAGCTACATCTAAATTTGCTTATTGAAATCTATCATGCTTGCATAATTGTATAGACGTTCATGTGATGCTATAGTTACCTTGTTGGTTAGTTAAACCTTTCGGTCGGTCAGACTTTTTAAAACTGACCTTTTTACTTTATTGTATCTGTGTGTTTCCTTCCAAATAGCATTCGGAAATCGACATGGGTttgcaaataaatgaataaggaAATTTACTTCCTGTTAATCTAGAGCACAGTAATGTAATTAGCAGCAGATCACTTAGGACTCTAACAGCTTATTATGCCTAGTAGACAAAAATCATGCGAGGACATAAATGCCTAACAGGaacccaaaagaaaaaaaaaatgaaaccagAACTGAtttccctccttccttccaGTCGTTTTCCGTGGCCAGCATCACTGAGGAGAAGGGATTCACCCTCCGGAATGACATGCACGTCTGTACGTGGATGGGGAAAACCTGCACAGAACTAGTAAGTTAGACAATGCTGCGTACTCGCATACTAGTTATATTACGTTGCGTGAGTCGTAAGTCCCAAACATGTGTACctggatgaaaaaatgcattaatTCATCATGTCACTTCTCATGATTCTGTGTTTGGGACACAAGCACAAGCTTACAAGGTCCAAGATAAATCTAAGAAGACATCATGCCCCTGACCTTGTTTCAACCTGTAAAGAGGACGTTTGATGTCCACATGATCTGTCCGCAGCCATGGGAGTGAGTAGACTCCAAGTAAGGCCTCATCTTTACATGAAAAATACGATAGGGCAACATTTGGATGATAAGATGTCAATGGCATTGAAACATAAAGTTTGATAGGTTATTAGAATACCTTGGGGACCGTTACAACATCATGAGAAGACATTAGAGATCATCTAAATACCTCGGAGATCAGTTAACACTTACATTGAGAGATCATCGAAAGACCATTGAGAACATTGAGCGCTCATTCTAAGACCTTTGAAGGATCTTTCAAATCTTTGTGTAATTTCCCTCCAGGACTTCAGTACGTACGGGAACGTTTAACTACAGGTTTAAAGACCTTTGATCTGTTTAACTTCTCGTGATTTTCTCCTCAGGACTTCACCCACTCCTTCAGCACGTACGGGAACTGTTACACGTTTAATGCGGACCCGGTCAACCCCATCAACCAGACCATCGCGGGCTCCGGCAACGGCCTCTCCGTCATGATAGACATCAAGTCGGTGAGTTTTTATGATGAACATTAAAGAATTTCACATTTCATGAATCATGTTTTCGCGTTTAGACATCTGCAGCTATACATTTTGACCAATTACCGTTGATCTACGTATGTACACGGCTTTGGTGACTCCGAAATGACCGGAGAGTATACACATGCATGGTCGTGAAAACTGCTTCTCCGCTCTACGTCACTCTAGGGTCATCTTGTAACAACATGTTACTCTTAAGTATCTTTGATCGATATTAAAGTGCAGAATTCGTAGCCCAAATTCCATCCTATTGTAGCTCCAGACGCTCAAGGATAAACTGGACCTAGCTAGGATTGTTTCACCGGGAAAAAGTACGAACTCATCCCCTCACGCTGTCACATCGACGTCTTTATTCCAAGACAACGATTGACACCAAGACGTTGTCCTCCCCACAGCACCTGTACACAGAGAACCCGCTGCTGCCCGGTGGGACCGCTGACGTGGGGCTGAAGCTGCTCGTGCACGATCAGAACGAGCCGCCCAAGATGGACACCCAGGGGATCGCCGTGGCGCCGGGAAGTCACGCCTACATCGCCATCAGGCAGATACAGGTGGGAGCACAGTTTGTGCTAGGACCAAATAAAGGGGAAGAGGTGGGGTGCAGGTCAGTTATCACCCAGTCCATGTTAATTCATTATTGCAGCTGATGTGTCGTCATTGTAAAACACGCCAAATCTAGAGGATTATGACAATCTGAACCTGACACCAAGTTTCAAATACAAATAGTTGGCTCAACGGATTTTCGTCCATATTTCAAACCAAGCGACTGACCAGATTTCCTAGCCTGATATCTGTAGCTCTACACCGAAAATAAAGTTTGTCTACATGTACGTTATTTTGCAACCGGTCATAAGATGCGGTAAGATCTTACTAGAGGCATCAGCCAAATATCTAAATGTCCTGAATCTCCAACGTTACAGAATCAAAACGGAGTACTCCGATTGGCAATAATTCAAAAAGGTAGGAGCGTCTTGTGCAGTTGGATTGAATCAGGCGGCAAACTTTAACTACCAGATATTTGAATACGCCAATGGGACTGTGTATTAATGGGGTATGCTTCTCCACAGTACGAGAACCACGTGCCTCCGTGGGGGGTCTGCCAGGACCTGCAGCTGGAGTATTACGACACCTACACGCTGACGGGCTGTCAGCTGGAGTGCAGAAGCAAACACGTCGTTCGGAACTGCACCTGCAGACCGATCTACCTGCCAGGTAACTTTAAGACATATCAAACCATTGTGTAACCAGAAAGAGACGcatgtgtgtgagcgtgtgtgtgtacatgcgtGTGTTTCagtgtatgtatatgtgctCTCGCGTGAGCGTGTgtgtattatgtgtgtgtgtgtgtgtgtgagtgaatgcctgtgtgtgtttgtgtgtgcgcgcgcgcgcgagaGAGAGAATGTGTCTGCGTGTGCACGTACAtctgcgtgtgtgcgtgtgcgcgtgagTGAGTGTCTGAGTGCAGTTTCATTTGATCTATTGTTAACCTTTTCCTCAGGTGATGCGCCGTACTGTGAGCCAGAAGATGTCGCTCACTGTGTGCGGATCGTAGAGAGTAAGTATCATATCAGCTGGTAATCAAGTGCAGATAGATTATACAGCAAAATGATACGGATAACATGGTAATATTTGGGGACATCTTAAAATGGGATCAGGAAAAAGGTTAGAATTCAAACAGTAAAAACGAAATTGTGTGACCGTCACCAAGATGAATGCTTCCAAGTTGGTCAcctccaagatggccgcctccaagatggccgcctccATGGACAGCGGGTAAAGCAGAATAGAATTCGCTTACGCAAAACTAATAATTGTGCATGGAACTTTCAGAGCTAATCATGGATTCTTGTACCTCTCTTACAACTTTaaataatttgcatagctgTTTATATGGTCTGCTATCACCACAGCCGAGGTGACGTCAGGGGCGCTCCCTTGCGACTGCCCCGTGCCCTGCAGCCTGGTGACCTACCGGACTTCGAGCTCCTACGCAAAATGGCCAAACAACAAAGCCGACCTGATCTACACCGCTGCGTTTGGCCTGAGCCCTGGCTACATGGCGTAAGGGACATTGCAATTGTTTTCATGTGTGTGCAGAAGCGCCGCCTAAGAtattttgttgttattgcaGCTGAAGTGTCGTCAGGGGCGCACCCCTGCGACTGTCCAGTGCCCTGCAGTATGACGAAGTATCGGCCCACAGTCACCCACGCAAAGTGGCCTAACAAAGTGGTCGAGAACGTTTTTCCTCAAATCTTTCAATTGGGCGAAGACTACTTGGCGTAAGCAAATGAAAATGATTATTCCCGCCGAAAAGCACCAAAACTTCACCACCGTAGTTCTCATCCATCATTCACGGCGCATGCGTGGCTCACCAAGTCATCATGTTTCACCCCATGTAGCTCATATTTCATCActtcacatttttttcatcgCGATTTTATGCCATGCTGTCTCATCACCTACCACTGGAAGGTTGTATTTACTTCAAAGAGAAATAAAGTGAAGTGTGCTGTATATGTATACTTCAGCCTCGTaggttgtagtagacttcacATCATTATCACTGAGAAAAAAGCGGTAGTCTACTAGTAcaacagttaaaaaaaaacaagtgttaAGTTAACCTTAATCTGTGATCGTCATGTAAAGACAAGCACTATAAGCCAGCACAAAGTACGCATAGCCAATTCTCATGAAGCGCCCAAAGGTTCTCATGTGTCTGCTATTTCCTACTGTAGGGACAACTCTGTAGTGTTTGACGTATACTATGACGAACTGAACTTCGAAACAATCTCTCAGCTCAAAGCCATGGACGATGGAGAGCTGGCCAGTAAGTGCATCATTCTTTGTCATCttaaaaaacaaatattaaCAACACCTTGCAGTATGCTATGAAAAATAAAGCTGCTTGGCTTTGTTTCTATGATTTGCTTTAGTTGCTATCATTTATAAATAATTTGTATTTCGAGGCATTCGTGACGTAGATTGTTGGCTGTGGTGTCTGTTGCAGGGTTCAATGTGATTTTCTTTGTTATCTGCTCTATCTATTGTAGAAATTGTAAGAAAAGGCTGATGATCAATCCATCGATAACTTTTTCTACCCTGGCTTTGAGTATCAGCGAATGCTAATGCAATTTTATCCAAATCATGTCGAAAATCTAACTACAAAATAAGGTGATAGCCACACATCGTCACAAACATTTGAGGTGTTGAAAAATTCATTTTACCATTGAACTATCGCAGAGTGAGACCCGACAGGATTGTTTTGAGTACTGTAAGAGCATCCCCACTAGATAGCTTTGAAGAACGCTTTCAactagatatgcaaaggttaggtatgacaggtcgttcagtgtaatataacctgcTGCTACCACACAGCGTGCATGCATAGCTGTGCGTCAATAGGTTGttctatagatatagatagatgcAGACACATATACAATCTCACTTTCCACCATTTTGGAGACCTTCTTCTGTCTACAATTTGTTGTCGAGCGCGCACTGCACGTATACTATGTGGACTCCAAGATGTCCGCCGCGAGGGGCACGCGAAGCGATGGCGTCATGTctacgtcacgtgaatacgccctataacgtatcacccccctccccttccaggTGACCTTGGCGGCCAGATGGGCCTGTTCATCGGAGCGAGCATCCTGACTCTGCTGGAGATATTCGAGTACCTGAGTCTGCGCGTCATCGCCTTCGTACAGAGGCGGAAAGTGAGAACGCAGAAAGTGCACACGTCGGCATATCCCATGCCTGACACTCTATCTGTCAACCAGGCGGCCAAGGAGAAGGAGAGCAAGGCGAAATCTTTTATCAGTCTTAGAGATAATTAAATGTGATGtgaatgttaattttttttatgtgacttgtaaaaaaaatctcacCAGGCATGCTGtgtaaacaaagacaaaagTAAAAGGCATACGTATTTTCTTGTAGTTACTTAATTAGTAAATGGGTGACTTTCATCCCtctgccgccatcttgaatttggagGTCAAACAACGTGCCATCAATACTacagttcaacttcaacttcaactcaattgacccccagataaccccgcgaggggcaaagtagggggggggggaggtcccaggctaaggcgggcaggcctccagcctggcgcggtatgactcaacggtgggagccgtaataaccgcgccaggcagggcgttccactcggggatggtgcgggggaagaatgaatgctTGTAAGAGTCCgtccgggcgttaagtggttgaaatttgagcgtgtggctcccccgggtcaGTTAATGATATAATCTTTTATCAGTCTGAAAGAGAATTGACTGTGGcctgtacaaaatatcataaggCATGTTGCGCAAACGAAGATAAAACCAACAGGCATACCATTTTCTTCTGCAACCAGTTATTTCAAAGGGTGACTCATCAATTTAATGCAATCTTTCGCCCTTTTGTCTTGAATagtaacattgtacatgtacgatAAAGATAACAGATCCACACTGTTaacatattcaaacatttaTTTCTTACCCCAAAGGTCAGCGACGATGGAAGTTTGAAATTGCTagctttttcaattttgagaGCAAATTAATATGTGTAAATACAATGATTTTATTATATCAGCAAAATGTGTATAAGAACAGTCAAACTTACATTTCGAATAAAGCAAGATTGGTACAAGTTGCACTGATGAGGTACATGGTATCTGGTGCTTGGTATGAAGGTTTAATCATACTCTCTGCCATCTTTATACTTTGCTTACCCCGTATTTCCGTCTAGTAATCATCACATAACATCATATGTTAGAGCCACTATTTAACATGGACCATGTACAAAAAAGAGAGAACACACTTGTCACGaataaacaaatatgaaaacaaacaactttTCAAGTGATTGAATTTGTAAACGCACATCTTAGAATACAAGCATATGAAAAACTTTGACATGGAAATACTCATATTGAAGTATGATGACATCCTCGGGAAAATAACTGATATCagacaaaagttacaaacaatttAATGATTAGTAAACGCACACCTGAAAATACGGGCGAATGAAAAACTATGACATGAAAAACACTCACATTGAAGTGTCTGACTACATCATAAAATCACAAACGTTAACGACGAGATGCATTACATAGCAACCAAAACGCTCGGCTTTGTCAGACATGGTAtttatgtttgcttgtttttgcaATGTATTGTATTTGTACATCCCTGATGTATTGTGGAGTGAGGTTTGTTGACATACTGTCTTCCCTGACACTAAATAAACATCAAGATGCTTAAGGTAAACATCAGGAGCAGGTTCACAGGCAGTGTGGATGTGATTGGCTGTCCACTTGTCACGTGACCTGCCCTCGGTTCCTCCACTTTGCCCCGAGGTGAAAAATCAGGATCAGGGAGACCTATGGGCAGAAATTTCACttgttgtactgtacatgtatgtacatacgCACAATGGAATGTTGTTAACTAGATGAAgaatgacaaaaacaaacaaactgccaTAATGGGACCGCCTTAATATCAAGACTGAAATCGACTTTTAGTCGAAATGGTGGAACATGCCAACTGGACCATGTTATTACCTAAAGCGTTTGGAACTCAGGGCCCAAAATGCTGCCAGAAATGCCTAGGACTGTTTAACTTAATAGAGATCTTTATCAGATTTGTTGTATGTAAGAACTTTTTACCCACCTgtggtgtcaaaggtcacccagGCGGGATTCCCGTAGGGTGTGTTAGTGTCGGCTCTCTGAACGTCAACTAGGGGCGTTACCTAGCGGATAATATAAGTATTACATGTTgaacaaatactagtattacCAAAAAGGTATGTATCAGGACTACATCACAATTGATTGCCATTAGTCAAATATGTCCGTCAAATTCTTATTCCAAATAATGACGAAAAAGAAGCTAAATTGGTATCAGAAATTTCATAAAAAGCACTTTAACAAATTAACATTTTGCTCATAATTCTTttgatgaaaatagaaaaactCTCAAACCTGCACTCGATACCGATGATCAACCTCCAGCTGTCGGATGACGTAAGGTATGTCGTCACTTCCGGCGGTGGTCTGTAAGACATGAATTAGCAACATTAGCCTAATTACGATATTGAAGCtgtgattactgtaaatgcatttaacttcgcggggatttaatttcgaaGTCGGGGGAAATGAatagttcgcggtggttctaagtttgccATTGAAACAATGGGGTAGGTGGGCAAAGGATAAAACAcgaattttcgcggtggttttaagttcacggggAGAAATttccgcgaaaaccgcgaacattaaaccatcttcaatttcaactttttagATTAGTAATAAAAGTGTCATTAATCATAGCAACCACGGAATGCTCATAAAGCCCTAATCATATAGAGTAGAAAAACGATAGTTTTATAGAGGTCTAGTAGTACAACTCTCAATTTTTTTATGACAATACTTATGACTAAATTGATCATTTGAAAATTAGACCCCCTTCCTTGAAAACATTACACTTACTGAGTCAACATATCCCCCTGGAGAACACGGTACAAGGTCATCCGTCCCGGCGAAGGTCACCCGTACGAAGTAACCCAAGATCGGGCCGCCATGCTGTACCGGTCGGGACCACGTGACCACGGCCGTGACGTTCTCAGTGTCGTCACGTGACAGG comes from Branchiostoma lanceolatum isolate klBraLanc5 chromosome 2, klBraLanc5.hap2, whole genome shotgun sequence and encodes:
- the LOC136426476 gene encoding acid-sensing ion channel 2-like; its protein translation is MPQIKTESADRGDEDGEESPEYVFATTTSFHGIGRIATAPNLPLRVMWTLATVASYVGFFILMVQMLDSYFKHGTVTDVTLEFVPQVRFPAVTVCNLNKFEDQALTVEEKHYLSYILYGVQEDIDVIAGAPVNKETPNGTEANSTTETPHTEAPHTHGPPGSFSVASITEEKGFTLRNDMHVCTWMGKTCTELDFTHSFSTYGNCYTFNADPVNPINQTIAGSGNGLSVMIDIKSHLYTENPLLPGGTADVGLKLLVHDQNEPPKMDTQGIAVAPGSHAYIAIRQIQYENHVPPWGVCQDLQLEYYDTYTLTGCQLECRSKHVVRNCTCRPIYLPGDAPYCEPEDVAHCVRIVETVYMVCYHHSRGDVRGAPLRLPRALQPGDLPDFELLRKMAKQQSRPDLHRCVWPEPWLHGVRDIAIVFMCVQKRRLRYFVVIAAEVSSGAHPCDCPVPCSMTKYRPTVTHAKWPNKVVENVFPQIFQLGEDYLADNSVVFDVYYDELNFETISQLKAMDDGELASDLGGQMGLFIGASILTLLEIFEYLSLRVIAFVQRRKVRTQKVHTSAYPMPDTLSVNQAAKEKESKAKSFISLRDN